One Novipirellula galeiformis DNA window includes the following coding sequences:
- the lpdA gene encoding dihydrolipoyl dehydrogenase, producing the protein MHSPVVVLGGGPGGYAAAFLAADEGLDVAIVEAEPRLGGTCLLRGCIPSKALLHVAKVISEVDSLREEWGVEYNEKPKIDVDKVRARKEKVISNLTGGLGQLAKRRNVTVIQARGTFLNSTTLKLEGDDQSIPEGGELTFDHCILATGSIPAMPAAFDIGSDRVMDSTGALALADIPETMLVVGGGYIGLEMGSVYAHLGTKVTVVELMDGLLPGADRDLVKPLAKRIDKMCEGRVLLNTKVGSIAEDGDKIEVTFEGPAHFGHEKFDRVLVSIGRRPVTRGLGLENTQVVVNDRGFVECDAQQRTADPHIFAIGDVAGDPMLAHKASHEGRVAAEVIAGKPSVFDKAAIPAVVFTDPEIAWAGLTEGEAKAAGRKVDVEVYPWAASGRAQALGITDGLTKWLVDPETHRVLGCGIVGSGAGELIAEAVLAIEMGCEVHDITESVHPHPTLSETLMNAGEVHLGTATEIYKPKRKPSPAAS; encoded by the coding sequence ATGCATAGTCCTGTAGTCGTTCTCGGTGGTGGTCCTGGTGGATATGCAGCGGCGTTTTTAGCTGCAGATGAAGGTCTCGATGTTGCGATTGTAGAAGCCGAACCTCGGCTCGGCGGCACCTGTTTGCTTCGTGGGTGCATCCCTAGCAAAGCGTTGTTGCACGTGGCCAAGGTGATCAGCGAAGTCGATTCGCTGCGTGAAGAATGGGGTGTCGAGTACAACGAAAAACCCAAGATCGATGTCGATAAGGTGCGTGCTCGCAAAGAGAAGGTGATTTCCAACCTCACCGGCGGCCTCGGCCAGCTCGCTAAGCGACGCAACGTGACCGTGATCCAGGCACGCGGCACCTTCCTGAATTCCACCACGCTGAAGCTCGAAGGGGACGACCAATCGATTCCCGAAGGGGGCGAGCTCACGTTCGACCACTGTATCTTGGCCACCGGCAGCATCCCGGCGATGCCGGCGGCGTTCGATATCGGTAGCGATCGAGTCATGGATAGCACCGGTGCCTTGGCGCTTGCCGATATTCCCGAAACGATGCTCGTCGTAGGCGGCGGCTACATCGGCTTGGAAATGGGCAGCGTCTATGCCCACCTGGGTACCAAGGTCACCGTGGTCGAGCTGATGGACGGACTATTGCCCGGAGCGGACCGCGACCTCGTCAAGCCGCTGGCCAAACGCATCGACAAGATGTGCGAAGGCCGTGTGCTGCTTAACACCAAGGTCGGTTCGATTGCCGAAGATGGCGACAAAATTGAAGTGACCTTTGAAGGTCCCGCGCACTTTGGGCACGAAAAATTCGACCGCGTGTTGGTCAGTATCGGTCGTCGGCCGGTTACCCGTGGTCTGGGACTGGAAAATACACAAGTGGTTGTTAACGATCGCGGCTTCGTCGAGTGCGATGCCCAACAACGCACCGCGGACCCCCATATCTTCGCGATCGGCGACGTTGCCGGCGATCCGATGCTCGCCCATAAAGCCTCTCACGAAGGCCGCGTGGCAGCCGAAGTGATCGCGGGCAAGCCGTCCGTCTTCGACAAAGCGGCGATCCCTGCGGTGGTCTTTACCGATCCCGAGATCGCTTGGGCTGGGCTCACCGAAGGAGAGGCCAAAGCGGCCGGTCGCAAGGTCGACGTCGAGGTCTATCCCTGGGCAGCCAGTGGGCGGGCGCAGGCTCTCGGTATTACCGATGGCTTGACCAAATGGTTGGTGGATCCCGAAACGCATCGCGTTCTGGGCTGCGGAATCGTCGGTAGCGGTGCGGGCGAGCTGATCGCCGAAGCGGTATTGGCGATCGAAATGGGATGCGAAGTGCACGACATCACCGAAAGCGTTCACCCTCACCCAACGCTCAGCGAGACATTGATGAACGCGGGCGAAGTGCACCTCGGTACCGCAACGGAAATCTACAAACCGAAACGTAAGCCAAGTCCCGCAGCGAGCTAG
- the rpsD gene encoding 30S ribosomal protein S4 encodes MARYTGPKARINRRLGTLIYETAGAARALDRRNTPPGMHVRGRRPSNYGLALMEKQKIKHYYGLGERQLRRYFDAVSRRSGNTGELLLLMCERRLDNVVRRVGFTKTRPQARQGITHGHFRVNGVKVTKPSYQLRPGDIVEVRGRENLKNLYRGVIANASPDPLDWVTFDSENLKATVLGLPGSSDISLPVDANSVVEFLSR; translated from the coding sequence ATGGCCCGATACACTGGCCCCAAAGCAAGAATCAACCGTCGCCTTGGCACTCTGATTTACGAAACAGCCGGTGCTGCACGTGCACTGGACCGTCGTAATACGCCTCCTGGGATGCACGTTCGCGGGCGCCGCCCAAGTAACTACGGCTTGGCGTTGATGGAGAAGCAAAAGATCAAGCATTATTATGGCTTGGGCGAGCGTCAACTTCGTCGTTACTTTGATGCCGTCAGCCGCCGATCGGGTAACACCGGTGAATTGTTGCTGTTGATGTGCGAGCGTCGTTTGGACAACGTGGTTCGCCGCGTTGGATTCACAAAGACTCGGCCTCAAGCGCGCCAGGGAATCACCCACGGTCACTTCCGCGTCAACGGCGTGAAGGTCACCAAGCCTAGCTATCAACTTCGCCCCGGCGACATTGTTGAAGTTCGCGGTCGCGAAAACCTGAAGAACCTGTATCGCGGTGTGATCGCCAACGCGTCACCCGATCCGCTTGATTGGGTCACCTTCGACAGCGAGAACCTCAAGGCAACCGTGTTGGGGCTTCCTGGATCTAGCGACATCAGCTTGCCAGTGGACGCGAACAGCGTCGTCGAATTCTTGTCACGATAA
- a CDS encoding WecB/TagA/CpsF family glycosyltransferase, which translates to MPRSNDSHDQPNESIAAGPMSPAFPEQKRSVIWDVPFDHTTLDEAVDRIESLVRQGTPSYVITANLNYCMLNHRDRDLRPVTEDADLILADGQPIVLRSRMSKAALPERVAGSEMIYNIAERCRDHGWGIYFLGGEPGVALKCAEQLVAMYPGLKIAGVESPPFRALNEAEQVEQDQRIQQSGAAILLVAFGQPKGEKWIHKNYKRLGVPVSIQLGASFDFIAGTAKRAPLVWQKIGMEWAYRMCSDPKRLVPRYALNATFLLGALVEDWKRLVTGWGMGDWSNDSDPNRPSR; encoded by the coding sequence ATGCCCCGATCGAACGACTCACACGACCAGCCCAACGAATCCATCGCCGCGGGGCCAATGTCCCCAGCCTTTCCGGAGCAAAAGCGAAGCGTGATATGGGATGTGCCATTTGATCACACGACCCTCGACGAGGCGGTCGACCGGATCGAGAGCTTGGTGCGTCAGGGGACGCCAAGTTACGTGATCACCGCGAACCTCAACTATTGCATGTTGAACCACCGTGACCGTGATTTGCGACCGGTCACCGAAGATGCCGATCTGATCCTGGCCGATGGCCAACCGATCGTCCTGCGTAGTCGGATGAGCAAAGCAGCGCTGCCGGAACGGGTGGCGGGAAGCGAGATGATTTACAACATCGCCGAGCGTTGCCGCGACCACGGTTGGGGGATTTACTTTTTGGGAGGCGAGCCGGGGGTCGCCCTCAAGTGCGCCGAGCAGCTGGTGGCGATGTATCCGGGACTAAAGATTGCGGGCGTTGAATCGCCTCCGTTCCGCGCCCTCAATGAAGCGGAGCAGGTTGAGCAAGATCAACGCATCCAACAATCCGGCGCCGCGATCCTATTGGTCGCCTTTGGGCAGCCCAAGGGAGAGAAGTGGATCCACAAGAACTACAAACGATTGGGCGTCCCGGTCAGCATTCAACTCGGTGCTTCGTTTGACTTCATTGCGGGTACCGCGAAGCGAGCTCCCCTGGTCTGGCAGAAAATCGGGATGGAATGGGCGTATCGGATGTGCAGTGATCCCAAACGGCTGGTTCCCCGCTATGCCTTGAACGCCACATTCTTGCTGGGAGCCCTCGTCGAAGATTGGAAGCGATTGGTGACGGGCTGGGGGATGGGCGATTGGAGCAACGACTCCGATCCGAATCGCCCTTCTCGCTAA
- a CDS encoding cytochrome c family protein encodes MIVRWNALAAVCFFMTPSTALGASPSASAGAALDSAAPAAPHLVVGNQACVKCHAAEIDVWRMTPHAKTFDELHRRPEAKQIAAKLGLQSIKNEGRCVACHYTQQTDLATNHTHVIAGVSCESCHGAAKNWLDLHHDYGGEGITRLSETDAHRKQRIANSIHAGMRNPANVYLVAQSCLRCHTAADEELVNVGGHSAGSLDFEFVSWSQGLVRHNFVRTDGKSNEVSSPERLRVMFVAGMIAELEAGLRATAIATEKASYGVTAAKRTARAAAKLKSVAAKVSVPTLDKILDEFATVTLKLNNQQELMQAADKIAQFGVAFADEVSGVELAPLDTYIPASDRWK; translated from the coding sequence ATGATCGTTCGCTGGAATGCGTTGGCGGCAGTTTGCTTTTTCATGACGCCGTCGACCGCACTCGGCGCGAGCCCTTCGGCATCTGCGGGTGCCGCGTTGGACTCGGCGGCGCCTGCGGCGCCCCATTTGGTGGTCGGCAATCAAGCCTGTGTGAAATGCCATGCGGCGGAAATCGACGTGTGGCGAATGACACCTCATGCGAAGACCTTTGATGAATTGCATCGCCGCCCCGAGGCCAAACAGATTGCAGCCAAGCTTGGTTTGCAATCGATCAAGAACGAGGGCCGCTGCGTCGCGTGCCACTACACCCAACAGACCGATTTGGCCACCAACCACACCCACGTGATCGCGGGTGTCTCATGTGAATCGTGTCACGGCGCCGCGAAGAATTGGCTTGACCTTCACCACGACTATGGTGGCGAAGGGATCACGCGGTTGAGCGAAACCGACGCGCATCGCAAACAGCGGATCGCTAACAGCATCCACGCGGGGATGCGCAACCCTGCAAACGTCTACCTCGTGGCTCAAAGTTGTCTTCGCTGTCACACCGCCGCGGATGAAGAACTGGTAAATGTCGGAGGACATTCAGCGGGAAGTCTTGATTTTGAGTTCGTTTCGTGGAGCCAAGGGCTCGTCCGTCACAATTTTGTCCGAACCGATGGCAAGTCGAATGAGGTCAGTTCACCGGAGCGTTTACGCGTCATGTTTGTCGCGGGCATGATCGCCGAATTGGAAGCGGGATTGCGTGCGACAGCGATTGCCACGGAGAAGGCGAGCTATGGCGTGACCGCTGCGAAGCGAACCGCCCGTGCCGCTGCGAAGCTGAAAAGCGTGGCGGCGAAGGTCAGCGTTCCCACCCTTGATAAAATTCTAGACGAATTTGCCACCGTCACGCTGAAGTTGAATAATCAGCAAGAATTGATGCAGGCCGCAGACAAAATCGCCCAATTCGGGGTGGCGTTTGCTGACGAAGTTAGCGGAGTCGAGCTAGCCCCGCTGGACACCTACATTCCCGCCAGCGATCGTTGGAAGTAG
- a CDS encoding DUF6677 family protein, whose product MPSNEDNVIAVDGKRVDLRNRPLAAFLAWLLPGAGHYYQGRTTKAALFFVCILSTWMLGFALGGGHVVYASWQPGDKRWHYFLQAGVGAAALPALVQGNRMRLNTKDGRTLQSYEPLWSGFMAPPRRPVFESNADDVSAWFARHGAGYEVGTWYTVIAGLLNILVIYDAFGGPLCVPISGRKKDRDDEQTEAEVAPDH is encoded by the coding sequence ATGCCCTCCAACGAAGACAACGTGATTGCGGTCGATGGAAAACGTGTGGACCTTCGCAATCGTCCGCTGGCCGCCTTCTTGGCGTGGTTGCTGCCCGGTGCAGGGCATTATTACCAAGGCAGAACGACCAAGGCGGCGCTGTTTTTCGTCTGTATTCTTTCCACCTGGATGCTGGGCTTCGCGCTCGGTGGAGGGCATGTGGTCTACGCCTCTTGGCAACCGGGTGACAAGCGTTGGCATTACTTTTTGCAAGCCGGTGTCGGCGCTGCCGCCCTTCCCGCGCTCGTCCAAGGCAATCGCATGCGTTTGAATACCAAGGATGGGCGGACGCTGCAGAGCTACGAGCCTTTGTGGAGCGGCTTTATGGCGCCCCCGCGTCGTCCAGTGTTTGAAAGCAATGCGGACGATGTTTCAGCCTGGTTTGCACGTCATGGCGCGGGGTATGAGGTGGGAACATGGTACACCGTGATCGCCGGGCTACTTAATATTTTGGTGATCTACGATGCCTTCGGGGGACCCCTTTGCGTGCCCATTAGCGGGCGAAAGAAAGATCGAGACGATGAGCAAACCGAGGCGGAGGTGGCTCCGGACCACTAG
- a CDS encoding vWA domain-containing protein, protein MASDSSKSNLDPHPWDASRAERSPLNPGSDSKPAMENGRQERIDSERESLELELFRVRRQADAARLDAKAAEIELQLRNMDCRTQESIPSVTPIHNRTASPSLALPKVASNPLPHDPGRTNPATPNPELREANPNSPRSTERDATDPEVIWYSGPDVAAPTPHAEHAETQSRSFRSWEDVRQAFDTNSISVERVESNSIATEPVGVAAAETTLPSDDVSTQSNTTPHPVTPEVTEEEAGAPEQKTPTSLPRAGHTQLSTAAPDLVSAKNLDTQALALNDQVDELDVATVPESFPPISEPPSLDLSSFNSPSSGSDLSFPEICAAKTDEASFPQSKVLEFDADIASDQEISPEHSRRKPAAWLVSAIAHAVILILLAVVTLKTHTPSDQVALSASSASQSETVMETFTIENSELETEPTETISEAEVQYDLSPVGEIAVSDLAPPPPPAMASLAASMLDSSNDATAEMLTKPSDSEAKIQFCGVDGGGNHFVYLVDSSKSMGDAFQSARIELLKSINALRPDQRFYVIFFDSAPDFMRLSNPQQDETRSAYATPQNKAALQRWAMGIRADRGKNPNDLLEFVLGLRADAIFLLSDGEFPQSTELLLREKNQQRNLFGSGGLISKVHTIAYYSRAGESRMKRIAEQNQGQYRYIAKP, encoded by the coding sequence ATGGCTTCCGATTCATCCAAATCGAATTTGGATCCGCATCCTTGGGATGCCAGCCGTGCTGAGCGTTCGCCATTGAATCCAGGTTCCGATTCAAAACCCGCAATGGAAAATGGCCGGCAGGAACGGATTGATTCCGAGCGGGAATCGCTTGAGCTCGAGCTTTTCCGGGTACGCCGACAAGCCGACGCGGCTCGCTTGGATGCCAAGGCAGCCGAGATCGAATTGCAACTTCGCAACATGGACTGCCGAACCCAGGAATCGATTCCAAGCGTGACGCCAATCCATAACCGCACAGCGTCGCCGAGCCTTGCCTTGCCCAAGGTCGCGTCCAATCCCTTGCCACACGATCCTGGGCGAACGAATCCAGCGACACCGAATCCAGAACTGCGGGAAGCAAACCCCAACTCGCCTCGCAGCACCGAGAGGGATGCGACCGATCCCGAAGTGATTTGGTATTCGGGGCCTGACGTAGCGGCCCCGACACCGCACGCGGAGCACGCGGAAACCCAATCGAGATCGTTCCGTAGCTGGGAGGATGTCCGCCAGGCTTTCGACACCAATAGCATCAGTGTTGAACGTGTCGAATCAAACTCGATCGCCACGGAGCCCGTGGGGGTTGCCGCAGCCGAAACGACATTGCCATCGGACGATGTATCGACACAATCCAACACCACACCGCACCCCGTCACCCCTGAGGTGACAGAAGAGGAAGCGGGGGCGCCCGAACAGAAAACACCGACGAGCTTGCCGCGAGCCGGTCACACTCAACTCTCGACCGCCGCGCCCGATCTCGTCTCCGCAAAGAATCTCGACACGCAGGCCCTCGCCCTCAATGACCAAGTTGACGAACTCGATGTTGCGACGGTGCCGGAATCCTTCCCGCCAATTTCAGAGCCGCCATCTTTAGATCTCTCGTCTTTCAATTCGCCGTCGAGCGGTTCCGATCTGTCATTCCCGGAGATTTGTGCCGCAAAGACCGACGAAGCGTCGTTTCCGCAAAGCAAAGTCCTGGAGTTCGACGCGGACATTGCTTCGGATCAAGAGATATCGCCCGAGCACTCACGTCGAAAGCCCGCAGCATGGTTGGTCAGCGCGATCGCTCACGCTGTGATTCTCATTCTGTTAGCCGTCGTGACGCTGAAAACCCACACCCCCTCGGACCAAGTTGCCTTGTCCGCATCGTCAGCGTCGCAATCGGAAACCGTGATGGAAACTTTCACCATTGAGAACAGTGAGCTCGAAACCGAACCCACCGAAACGATAAGCGAAGCGGAAGTCCAGTACGACTTGAGTCCAGTGGGGGAAATTGCCGTTTCCGATTTGGCACCGCCCCCACCTCCTGCGATGGCAAGTCTCGCTGCGTCGATGTTGGACTCATCGAACGACGCGACGGCGGAGATGCTGACCAAGCCGAGTGACTCGGAAGCCAAAATCCAGTTTTGCGGAGTCGATGGCGGTGGGAATCATTTTGTCTATCTCGTTGATAGCAGCAAGAGCATGGGCGACGCCTTTCAATCCGCCAGAATCGAGTTACTCAAATCGATCAACGCGCTGCGGCCCGACCAACGGTTCTACGTGATCTTTTTTGATTCTGCGCCGGACTTCATGCGATTGAGCAACCCGCAGCAGGATGAAACGCGCAGCGCCTATGCCACGCCGCAGAACAAGGCAGCGCTGCAGCGTTGGGCGATGGGCATTCGCGCCGACCGCGGCAAAAACCCCAACGATTTACTGGAGTTTGTGCTGGGCTTGCGCGCCGACGCGATCTTCCTGCTCTCGGACGGCGAGTTTCCGCAGTCGACCGAGTTACTCTTACGAGAGAAGAACCAGCAACGCAATCTGTTCGGCTCCGGTGGATTGATCAGCAAGGTGCATACGATTGCGTATTACAGTCGCGCAGGGGAAAGTCGGATGAAGCGAATTGCCGAGCAGAACCAGGGGCAATATCGCTATATCGCGAAGCCCTAG
- the trkA gene encoding Trk system potassium transporter TrkA: protein MRVLTLGAGTVGRWIADILCRRRHSVTVVDNDPENVRRINSELDVRAIQGNASQSTVLFQADVCSADIVLAVTGDDEVNIVAASMAKALGARRSIARVYAPAFGDLSTFDYQRHFNIDSILSLEQLTASELTRAIRNPDAIPLEHFARGQLEVYEMPITNNASAAGARLRDLKIPGNVRVGSIAREGRMWIASGEDELRSGDRVSLVGMPDAVAKARGIFGAEADDRRSRKRIMIAGGGETGYHLAGSLSSHDYRIVLLERNLDRCDHLSKTLPNVTVINANANRRSILEDEGAGTVDFFVACTGNDESNIMAGVEARELGASRVMCVVGRPDYANVVGKLGIDCAVSERDVLARQVLGFLNEGAIISQSRLPSGEIGVYELEVVEGTKVTLATLADLPLAGRCLIAAIQRDGFVRVPRADDQLKPGDIVVALIDQSSAEDSLELFNAPL from the coding sequence GTGCGTGTTCTCACTCTGGGGGCCGGAACGGTAGGACGTTGGATCGCCGACATTCTTTGTCGGCGTCGTCATAGCGTGACCGTGGTCGACAACGATCCTGAAAATGTTCGCCGCATCAACAGCGAATTGGACGTGCGCGCGATTCAAGGCAACGCGTCTCAGAGCACCGTGTTGTTCCAAGCCGACGTATGTAGCGCCGACATCGTGCTCGCCGTGACCGGCGACGACGAGGTCAACATTGTTGCCGCGAGCATGGCAAAAGCCCTCGGTGCACGCCGCAGCATTGCTCGTGTATACGCCCCTGCGTTTGGGGACCTCAGCACGTTTGACTATCAACGTCATTTTAATATCGACAGCATTCTCAGCTTGGAACAGCTGACCGCGTCGGAGTTGACTCGCGCGATTCGCAATCCCGATGCGATTCCGCTAGAGCATTTTGCCCGTGGACAATTGGAAGTCTACGAGATGCCAATTACGAACAATGCCAGCGCGGCGGGCGCCCGTTTGCGAGACTTGAAAATCCCTGGCAATGTGCGGGTGGGCTCGATCGCACGCGAAGGCCGAATGTGGATTGCCAGTGGCGAAGATGAGCTGAGGTCTGGTGATCGCGTCAGTTTGGTCGGGATGCCCGATGCTGTGGCGAAGGCGCGAGGGATTTTCGGCGCCGAAGCAGACGACCGGCGGTCGCGCAAACGCATTATGATCGCCGGCGGAGGGGAAACGGGATATCACTTGGCTGGATCGTTAAGCTCGCATGACTATCGAATCGTGCTGCTCGAACGCAACTTGGACCGTTGTGATCACCTCTCGAAAACATTACCGAACGTCACGGTCATTAATGCCAATGCCAATCGCCGCAGCATTTTAGAGGATGAAGGGGCCGGAACCGTTGACTTCTTCGTCGCCTGTACCGGCAATGACGAGAGCAACATCATGGCCGGTGTCGAAGCCCGCGAATTGGGCGCTTCGCGTGTGATGTGTGTCGTTGGTCGCCCCGATTATGCAAACGTGGTCGGCAAACTCGGAATCGATTGTGCGGTCAGCGAGCGAGACGTTCTGGCTCGCCAAGTCCTGGGCTTTTTAAACGAGGGGGCGATTATCAGCCAGAGTCGATTGCCCAGCGGTGAAATCGGCGTTTACGAACTCGAAGTGGTCGAAGGCACCAAGGTCACCTTGGCAACCCTCGCCGATCTTCCGCTCGCCGGACGGTGCTTGATCGCCGCGATCCAACGAGATGGATTTGTGCGGGTGCCACGCGCCGACGACCAATTGAAACCGGGCGATATCGTTGTGGCGCTGATCGACCAATCCTCCGCCGAGGACAGTCTTGAGTTGTTCAATGCACCGCTCTAA